In the Desulfovibrio sp. Huiquan2017 genome, TGCTGAGCCAAGGCCTCGTCCCGCGCCCGACCCGCCGCCTCGGCTTGGATGCGTGCATCCTCTCCCTTGGCCTGGGCCTCGCCTATGACGGCGCGAAGGTTGGCGACCATATCCATGAGCACATCCTTCAGCTCACCCAGTTCGGCAGTAAACAGGCCCTCGGGTTCCACGTCCAGATCACCCCCGGCCACTGCCCGGGCAAAACGGTTGAGCCGCAGCAGCGGCCGGTTGATGGAACGCATAACCCACCACAGCAACAGCAGAATGGCCACACCCACGGCCAATTCCACTCCAATCACGCAATAGTCGATCATTCGCGCCTCATGCCGCGACCGGGCCACGCTGCTGTCGGCTATCCCGGCGTAAACCGGCTCCAAAGAACGGGCCGCCTTGATAAGCCCGGTTGTGATGGCCGCGATCTGCTTTTCCTTGGCCACATACTTGTTGAAGGCGTCGAGGTATCCTTGCAGGGCCTTGAGTTGCCCGGCCACTTCCTCAGGCGTGTATGCGGCTGCAAGCATCCGGCGCAATTCGTCCGCGCCCTTGGTCACTCGGCCCACGTACAGCTCACCGCCCCGGATGATGTAGTTCTTCTCCTGCCGCCGCATCTGGAGCAGTTTGATGACGAACTCCGTGGACATGGCCCGCTTGCCGAATTCGGCCTCCATGTTGCGGGCGGCCTGGATGAAATCCCAACGCAACCCGTCCTTCATGGTCAGCCCCATGTCCACGTACAAATCGTTCACTTCGACCAGCGCGTCACGATATTGCTTCAGGATGCCCAGAGCCTCGCGACAATGATCGGCCAACCCCGGCTCGATACGGGCGATTTCCTCCAAAACGTGCCCGGCCTTGTCCGCATTGGCCATAGCCTTGCCAGTATATTGCTCGTCTTTGCGCAACAGAAAATTCTTTTCCTGCCGTCTTGCCTGAAGAAAAAGAGCTGTGCCGTCATTGGCCAGAGTTGCCAGTTCCCGAGCCCGGGTCACGTACTTCCCGCCGACAACGTTCACGGCGAATATCCCGGACAACCCCAATAGCACGGAAACAAAAATCAGAATCAACTTGCTTTTGATGCTCATGTGCGCCCCTTCATGAGAAATTACATTGCCGAAAGCCACAGTATTGCAAAAGGCGTGCACAGGAATACTTTCATCATTTCAGGATATTAATGGTGCAATATCGCGCAAAGCAGCTCTTGCGCGACCAGAATGGCCCGCGCGACGAGGGGCGAAATGGGAGGGGATGAAGCGTCCGGCCACCTCGCAAGGCGGCGCGACACGGGGCTGGGAGACAAAAAGGGCGGAGGCCGGAGGCGTTGCTAGAAAGTCCGTCCGTCCCAACCGAAGAGATGGCGCTCGATGTTGCCGAAGGCGATGTAGACGCGATTGCCCGGAATGGCCAATTCCCGATTCAGGAAGTCGCACAAACCGGCGGATAATTCCGGGGTACGGTCCTCGGGCAGGCCGATGGAATCGAGAGTGACGAAAGCCGCCGGATCGGCGGTACCGCCGAAGGAAAGGCGCTTGCCAGGCTCAAGTTCCGCCAAAACGTAGGATTCGGGTTTGCCGAGAAGCTCGGCGGCCAGGGCCGAAAGCCGCTTGAGGCAGGCGGTCTCGTCGGGAACGCGGACGTTGGTTTCCACTTTGATGAACGGCATGGCCCCTCCCTAGAGGTGGATGGTCCCGGTCATGTAGGTCACGGCGCGGCCCGCGATTTTGACGCGGTCGCCGAGGTATTCGCAGTGCAGCGTACCGCCTCGCCGGGAGGCTTGGTAGGCCAGAAACCTGGACTTGCCCAGCCGGTCCGCCCAGTATGGGACCAGGGTGCAGTGAGCCGAACCGGTGACCGGATCTTCGGGAATGGAATCTCCCGAGACGAATACGCGGGAAACGAAATCATAATCCAGGCCGGGCGCGGTGCAGATGAGGCACAACCCATCCAGGGCCGAAACCTGACGAAAGTCAGGATCGAGCGCCCGGATTTCGTCCTCGGTTTCGAAGACGGCCAACATGTCCCGGGAGCCCATGTAAAGTTCGGCGGGCCGCGCGCCCAGGGCCGAGGCCACGCGCTCGGTGACCTGAATCCCGGAGCAGGACCAGGCCGGAAAGTCCATGGAATAGAAGTTGCCCTCGCGGTCCACGAAAAGCCGCCCGCTCTTGGTCTGGAAGACCACCACAGGATCGATGTAGTTCAGATGGTGAAAGAGGACGTGGGCACTGGCCAGGGTGGCGTGCCCACACAGGTCGATCTCGGCCTCCGGCGTGAACCAGCGCAACTCGAAGTACTCCCCGTTGCGCACAAAAAAGGCGGTCTCGGGCAGGTTGTTCTCCTGAGCGATGCCCATCATCAGCTCGTCGGACGGCCACTCGTAGAGCGGGACCACGGCCGCCGGATTGCCGCCGAAGACCTCGTCCGCAAATGCGTCCACCTGATAGAGATCGAGTTCCATGGCGCCCTCGAATTACCTAGAAGGTTTGCTTGAACAAATCATCGTCCGAGGCCGAAGTCTCTCCATTGCCGCCATACGAGCCGGAAGCTTCCGTGGGCTCGGAGCCCACCTTGAACGGCAGGAAGAATTCCTGGGTCGAGGACGGCGTGGCCAGTTTGCCGGTCCGGCCGTCCACCTTGACCATAACGATTCCCGGCGGCTGAGTGAAGTCCTCATAGGGATAATCGTTTTCCACCTGCTTGCGGTAATCCACCCAGATAGGTGAGGCCGCCCGCGAACCGGTCTCCCACTTGCCCATGGGGGTCAATTCGTCGAAGCCGACGTACACGCCGGTCAGCAGGTACGGGGCATACCCCATGAACCATGCATCCTGCTCCAGGTTCGAGGTACCGGTCTTGCCCGCCACGGGCCGTCCCAGCACCCTGGCCCTCCAGCCAGTGCCATTCTGGACCACCTGCTTCATGAGCGTGGCCATGATGTAGGCGGTCTGCGGGCTGAAGGCGTCCACGGCCTCGGGCTTGGAGGTGTACAGTTCGTCGCCCCAAGCCGACTTTACGGACAGGACCGTGCGCGGCTTGATGTAGGAGCCGCCGCGCGGGAACGTGGTATAGGCCTCGCAAAGATTCATGGGCGTGACCACGGCGGACCCCAGGGACACGGACAGGTCGGGCGGGAAATCCGATTCCAGCCCCATAGCCCTGGCCCGTTCAATGATGGTCCGGATGCCGATCCTCTGGGCGATGCGGATAGTGCACAGGTTCTTGGACTTGACCAAGGCGGTGCGCAACAGGGTCGGGCCCTCGAAGGTGCCCTCGAAGTTCTGGGGGCGCCACAGCTTGCCCTCGGCATCGTTGGCGTAGACGATGGGCGCGTCCAGGACGATGGAGGCGGCGGTATAGCCATTGTCGATGGCCGCCGAATAAACGATGGGCTTGAAGGCCGAGCCGGGCTGCCGTCGCGCCTGGGTGGCCCGGTTGAACTGGCTCTTGGCGAAGGAGTAGCCGCCCACCAGGGCAACGACCTCGCCGGTGTCTGGCTTGATGGAAACCAGAGCGCCCTCCACTTCGGGTTCACGCTCCAGGTCGAGAATCCAGGTGCCGTCCTCGTTCTTCGGAGCCTGAGCCACGGTCACCCAGACCTCGTCGCCCTTCTTGAGGACCTTGCGGGCGTCGGTCGGATCGGGCACGTCCTCATGGCTCTTCTTGGGGTCGGGCTTGCGCACCCACCACATGGCCTTGAGCGGAATTTCCCCCTTGAACTTGCCGAAATGCACAAAGGCCCTGTCTCGGACGACCTTGACCACGAAGGCCTTGAGGAGCTGGTCCTTCTCCATGATATTGTCGGTGGTCTGCGGCCCCTCTTCGAGAATGCGCGGCTCATCGGCCGGGGTGAAATTGCCGATGGGGCCGGTCCAGCCGCGCCGCTTGGCCGAATCGATAAGCCCGCGCCGAAGGGCCTTTTCGGCCGCCGCCTGATGCTTGAGATCACACGGGGTGGTCACGGTCAGGCCGCCGTTGTAGACCTCGTCCTCGCCGAACTGGTCCACGAGCCAGCGGCGGACTTCCTCAAGGTAGTACGCGCCCACCCGCCAGGACGGGTCCTCCATGGACTTGAGTTCAATGGGCTCCACCAGGGCCTCCTGATACTGGTCCTCGCTGATCCAGCCGAGGTTGCGCATCTGGCCCAGGACGTACTCCTGGCGCTGCCGCGCCAACGGGTAGCTCTGGTAGGGATTGTACCTGGTTGGCGCCTGGGGCAGCCCCGCAAGCATGGCCGCCTCGGCAATGCTCAGGTCCTTGGCGTGTTTGGCGAAATAGGTTCTGGCCGCGGCCTCCACACCGTAGGAATGCGCGCCCAGGAAGATATGGTTCAGATAGATGGTCAGGATCTCTTCCTTGGTCAGGTAGTTCTCCAGACGGAAGGCGAGGATGGCTTCCTTGAGCTTGCGCTTGTAGCTGCGCTCGGAAGTCAGCAGCAGCCGCTTGATGATCTGCTGAGTGATGGTCGAGCCGCCCTGCTTGGTGCGGCCGGCCATGAGGTTGGCCTTGAAGGCGCGGACGATGGCGGTCAGGTCCACGCCGTCGTGCTGATAGAAGGAGGCGTCCTCGGCGGCCAGGAACGCCTTGGGAATCCATGTGCTCATCTGGTCCAGAGTGACCAGGAACCGCTTCTCCCTGTAGAAATAGCCGAGCACCTTGTCGTCCTGGCCGTACACCGTGGTCACCAGGGGCGGCTTGTAGTCCGTGATATTCTTAAAGCCGGGCAGATCGCTGGAGGCCCAGTGGTAGAGCCAGATGGCCCCGCCGATCCCCGAAAGGGTGCAAACAAGAACGAATATGCCGAATATCTTAAGGAATTTATTCATTTTTCATCCATCAGAAGGTTTTCTTGACCGGATTGGCGCCCTTGGTCGGAGGCAGCCCCCAGACCAGGCGCAACCGGCCGTACAGATCCTTCACGGTCGCCCTGTTGGTGTCAAGGATATCGAGTATCCGCGTCAGAGTGCCCCCTTCCCGCCGGGCAAGGCAGGTGGGAGCGTCAAAATGCGTAACCGTTCGCCCGGACATCCAGAAGGGAAACAAGCGGCAGTAATAGGGACGCGCTTCCTGCGGGATCTCGCAGCCCAGCGGCCCGAGGAAGCGGCACGCCCCCATGGAATCCACGGCCAGCCGAAAATGCTCCTTGCCCTCGGGGAAGAGTTGCCGGACCAAGGCTTCCTCGCCGGGGAAAAGGCGGCAGGCGTAGTCAATGAAGGCCT is a window encoding:
- a CDS encoding methyl-accepting chemotaxis protein, with the protein product MSIKSKLILIFVSVLLGLSGIFAVNVVGGKYVTRARELATLANDGTALFLQARRQEKNFLLRKDEQYTGKAMANADKAGHVLEEIARIEPGLADHCREALGILKQYRDALVEVNDLYVDMGLTMKDGLRWDFIQAARNMEAEFGKRAMSTEFVIKLLQMRRQEKNYIIRGGELYVGRVTKGADELRRMLAAAYTPEEVAGQLKALQGYLDAFNKYVAKEKQIAAITTGLIKAARSLEPVYAGIADSSVARSRHEARMIDYCVIGVELAVGVAILLLLWWVMRSINRPLLRLNRFARAVAGGDLDVEPEGLFTAELGELKDVLMDMVANLRAVIGEAQAKGEDARIQAEAAGRARDEALAQQERVQALLERMAEAAGQADEVAKKLATVSRDLQDRTGKIAESAVSQQERMAESATAMEEMNATVNEVAMNVSDASNKASEASSEASQGIQVVRRAEKAMSEVAGTVSVLEEGMTRLGSDTESIGQVISVINEIADQTNLLALNAAIEAARAGEAGRGFAVVADEVRKLAEKTMVATKEVEERITAIQEATGRNIDEVKETLIHVTDANGQVGNSVSAFQNIQKFSADVADRVEGIAIAARQQSVATEQMSGAVLDVSQLASNTAEDVQEAASAIAGLTSMAEMLETIIGGLGGDDRPGEDVPAGQIPAHKPQAVQ
- a CDS encoding phenylpyruvate tautomerase MIF-related protein codes for the protein MPFIKVETNVRVPDETACLKRLSALAAELLGKPESYVLAELEPGKRLSFGGTADPAAFVTLDSIGLPEDRTPELSAGLCDFLNRELAIPGNRVYIAFGNIERHLFGWDGRTF
- a CDS encoding PhzF family phenazine biosynthesis protein, with the translated sequence MELDLYQVDAFADEVFGGNPAAVVPLYEWPSDELMMGIAQENNLPETAFFVRNGEYFELRWFTPEAEIDLCGHATLASAHVLFHHLNYIDPVVVFQTKSGRLFVDREGNFYSMDFPAWSCSGIQVTERVASALGARPAELYMGSRDMLAVFETEDEIRALDPDFRQVSALDGLCLICTAPGLDYDFVSRVFVSGDSIPEDPVTGSAHCTLVPYWADRLGKSRFLAYQASRRGGTLHCEYLGDRVKIAGRAVTYMTGTIHL
- a CDS encoding PBP1A family penicillin-binding protein, translated to MNKFLKIFGIFVLVCTLSGIGGAIWLYHWASSDLPGFKNITDYKPPLVTTVYGQDDKVLGYFYREKRFLVTLDQMSTWIPKAFLAAEDASFYQHDGVDLTAIVRAFKANLMAGRTKQGGSTITQQIIKRLLLTSERSYKRKLKEAILAFRLENYLTKEEILTIYLNHIFLGAHSYGVEAAARTYFAKHAKDLSIAEAAMLAGLPQAPTRYNPYQSYPLARQRQEYVLGQMRNLGWISEDQYQEALVEPIELKSMEDPSWRVGAYYLEEVRRWLVDQFGEDEVYNGGLTVTTPCDLKHQAAAEKALRRGLIDSAKRRGWTGPIGNFTPADEPRILEEGPQTTDNIMEKDQLLKAFVVKVVRDRAFVHFGKFKGEIPLKAMWWVRKPDPKKSHEDVPDPTDARKVLKKGDEVWVTVAQAPKNEDGTWILDLEREPEVEGALVSIKPDTGEVVALVGGYSFAKSQFNRATQARRQPGSAFKPIVYSAAIDNGYTAASIVLDAPIVYANDAEGKLWRPQNFEGTFEGPTLLRTALVKSKNLCTIRIAQRIGIRTIIERARAMGLESDFPPDLSVSLGSAVVTPMNLCEAYTTFPRGGSYIKPRTVLSVKSAWGDELYTSKPEAVDAFSPQTAYIMATLMKQVVQNGTGWRARVLGRPVAGKTGTSNLEQDAWFMGYAPYLLTGVYVGFDELTPMGKWETGSRAASPIWVDYRKQVENDYPYEDFTQPPGIVMVKVDGRTGKLATPSSTQEFFLPFKVGSEPTEASGSYGGNGETSASDDDLFKQTF
- a CDS encoding zinc/iron-chelating domain-containing protein, producing MTSSRTDDADVCRRCSFQGPTCCRISSGQEEFCFPLSQIEKERIQELVPYTGGFVVSPNSKAFIDYACRLFPGEEALVRQLFPEGKEHFRLAVDSMGACRFLGPLGCEIPQEARPYYCRLFPFWMSGRTVTHFDAPTCLARREGGTLTRILDILDTNRATVKDLYGRLRLVWGLPPTKGANPVKKTF